ATCTGACCTCTGGGATTTATGTTCATTTGTACAGTCCTGTCACTCTTCTGGAATGATGTTTTAATCccatcctgtatttttttttattattgttttttaagccacGATTGGCACTGATTTCTTACGCTCTCATTTTCAGAGTGCCTTTACATTGGATTGGCTTTGGCTATGCAGCCCTGGTTGCTTCTGGTGGCATCATTGGCTATGCAAAAGCAGGTATGATTTGTAGCCGCTTAAACCTCCTAAGATTTTCACATTGTTGCTGGTAAAGAGTGAGTCCTCGAAGTGCCATCTCCTTTGAGTCAAGTTTGCTTTAAGCCCTCTAGCTTGAGGGCGGGCTTATTATCAGTATAGCTGCTCCTGCACTCGCTTTTCCATTATCTGGTTGACCTAAGTCAGGCTTCTTGTCTACTCACTTGTCCTTCAGTTCTTTATCTAAAGCTGCTGGGCAGGGGTGGTAGTAGGTTGTTATTATCACTGACTACCACACATCAGCCTTGACCCCAGAGTGTCATCTCTGTGCTAAGTAGGAAGaaacctcttttctttccctgctcATTTTTTTGAAGTCTCCTCTTTAGACATAGGTCTGTCAGTAAATGTGCTGTTTCTACCTCAGTTCTAGCCTGCGtctccaccccaacacacacaccccagaattcttatattcttattctccagttttgttgtgttttttatttgttttttgtttttgttttgttttgttttaactcacTGCccttatttccctttcctttggggGATTTGCCTGAGTTCTAACTACAGACATTTCCAGCCCTTGACAGGTTAGTCAGGCCTGGTTAGGAGCCCTTCTTTTCACCCCAGATGGAAATATCTGTCTAGTTAAAAAGAGGATTAGTGTGCTATTACCCTGCCTTTTCTGTAAAACAGCAAACTCCCCCAAACGTTTTCCTGCCTGAGAGCTCCTTGGTTATGAACTTTGttgagaaaaaaactttttttgcgGGAAAAGGTAAAGGAAATCTTGTGAATTCTGTTAATGAAATGAATGGCTGACATTATAATGCAGGACTCTGTTTGCTTTCTTGCAGGTAGTGTCCCGTCACTGGCTGCTGGGCTTCTTTTTGGTAGCTTAGCAGGCCTGGGTGCTTATCAGCTGTCTCAGGATCCAAGGAACATTTGGGTGTTCCTAGGTATGTCAGTGTCACTGTCTCCGTTGTACAATTATGTATCTAGAGTCCTCTACCAAGAGGCTCTGGTTTGGTGGAATTTGTCAGGTTCTTCACATGAAGACAGTTTTACTACTTCTGCCAAGTTCTAGGGAAGTTTtaaaattgggggtggggggagttgtgctggtttctgtttgttttctaagtACAGAATACAGAAAGGTTTTCATGCCTCATGGATTTAGGTTTAACcaatgaaattaataataaagcTATGCAAGGCAAGTATATGTCTCTTAATCATTATGATGGCCCACTGAAGACTGTGCTTGAGCATTCGCAGAGGATCACATGTCCGGCTTAGGTTTGCATCAGTATTtttcacatttgaaaatattAGCCCTTTAGCACTGAGCTAAATGTATGGCAGAGGCCTTGCCTTCAAGGAGCCTTTACCTTGACTGACATGAAACCATTTGCGGGGCAGCCGAAGTGCCCTGTGAGCTGCCCAGAGAGTGAGGAGTGTCGGGAAGGGAAGATTACTACTTACCAGGGTGGCTTTGGGGGCATTTTTATTGAGCTGCACCCAtgtatcaggctctgcactagaACTGTGGGCATCTCACGGTCTCCACAAACCCGCAGAGTTGGGAAATTTATAGTTCTGGCCTTTAAAAGTATAGTGGGGAGAACAAGCATGTTAACGGAGTGGTTTGCATGAGTTGCCATGGGCTGGGCAGTAGAGGTCAGCAGTGGCCAGTGTGGGGGTGTGCTGCAAAAGGAGAAGGTGCCCAGCTCTCGGGCTGCCTCACAGCTCCCTCACTCAAGTTCCTGAAAGACATTCAGActtcttcccctttttttttttttttttaaagattttatttatttgagagagaatgagaggggggaGGTCAGCAGGAgctccctgacgagcagggagcctgatgtgggacttgatcctgggactccaggatcgtgacctgagccaaaggcagtcgcttaaccaacagagccacccaggggcccaaagaatttatctatctatctgtctatctatctatcagagAGCGAGCaactgcacaagcagggggaatggcaggcagagcaggcagagggagaagcaggctccctgctgataaaggagcccaatgtaggactcgatcctaggaccctgggatcatgacctaagctgagggcagacacttaaccgactgggccatcCATGTGGctcacttttttccccatttctgatTCCACTTCTCCCCTCTCGGCACTGCCTACCTAAAGAAGAGCAGCAGTCATCACTTGGGGGCTCCAGCGTGCCGTCAGCAACCATACCTCCCGCTgtgctcttctcttctctccaagGCCAGTCTCTCCACCCAGCCTTTGGGTCTCTTCTCCCTGACCTTCTGGAGTGTTATTCTGCCACAGGTGCCATCTCTTACTTGATTCCACCATGCAGATGGCTCCCTCCTGCCTGTGTTCACGTGTGTCCTCTCTCACCCAGTGAAGAAAAAAGGACCTCTTGTGACCCCACTTCCTTCTCCAGTTGATGCCCTTCTTCCCCTTTAGAAACTTCTCTTAAACAGTGTGTTATACTGCTTGTTTTTACTTCTTCCCCTTTCACATTCTCGACCCACTCAGTctcttgtttttgtcttctttgtccATGGAAATAGTTTTCCCTGATTGTGCCAGTGACCTGAATTTTTCAGAAtccagttgtgtttttttttttttttaagatgttcatttgagggagagagtgggcGTGGCActcatgagatgggggaggggcagagggagagagaatcttgggcagactccccactgcgcaTGGAGGAGCCCttcacgggactcaatcccaggaccctgagatcaggacctgagtcgaaatcaaagttggatgcttaactcactgaaccatgCACGCGCCCTTGCAGTGTACATTTTTTAATCCTCATTCTAGTGGGCTGTTAGCTTTCTTAGCATAATAGACCAATACATTTTCCActctcctgttttcctttttatttacttgttctcTTTTGTTAACCCATCTTCCTTTTGGCAATTACATGTTGAAGTTCTTAAGACCtggctcttttaaaattttttttcttaagacctATTTACATATTAGAAAGCTcaagtgagcagggggaggggcagaaggagagggagagaatcccaaactgactccctgctgagcacggagcctaatGTGgtgctcagtctcaggaccctgagtcagTATCAAGAGTtgactgcttaactgactgagccacccaggtgccccaagacctggCTCTTTCTGTATTCTTTATACCATCTTGCTTGGCTCATTGGAGCCCAGGCCTTAAATTACTATTGAAACAGGTCATTGATTCACAAATGGGTTTCTCCTCCAAGCTTTACTCTTAGGTATACAGTTAtgtgcttaaaatattttgttagttGTCTCAAGGCATCTACCCAAATCTGACCTCTTGTTCTCCTATAACCTTGGTCTTTTGGTGTTCTCCATCCTTTTGGGTCTTGCTCTCCTGCCCTCCATCTTTCTGTCTCATTCACCAGGAAGTCCTCCTGACACCACCTCCAGCACATATCCTGAATTGTCTCCTCTGTCCCTATGGCCACTGTCACCATCCCAGTAATCCCTGTATTTTGCCTGCATTCCTGAGGAAGTGTCTTAATTGGTAACCCTACATGCCCTGATTTCGCCGCAGTTCTCCATGGAACAGctagaattttgtttttacagTTCTCTTCTGCTCGTGTATCCCTCTGCTTGATATCTTTAAATGACTTCTCATTTCTCTGAGGATGAAGACCATGGTCCCTGGTATGGCTCTCGAGGTTCTGTGGTCTGGCCCTTCTTCCTTGCTAGTTGTAGTTTAGCTTCAGTTCCCTCTCACCACAAGGCCCTGGATGTATTATTCCCTCCTCATGGAAAGtgcttttctcttccccttttagTTCATTCACTCCTACTTTTTAGATCTTTGCTTGATCTTTACTTCTTCAGCAAGTCCTTTCCTGATCTTCCGATATAGGCTGAACCCACTGtttagagatctttttttttttaagattttatttatttatttgatagagcatgagcagggtgagagacagaaggagaagcacactcccgctgagcagggagcccaatgcggggctccatcccaggactccaggatcatgacctgagccacctagacacccctgtttaaataccttttttgatggggcacctgggtggctcagtgggttaaagcctctgccttaggctcaggtcatgatcccagagtcctgggattaagcttcgcatcgggctctctgctttgcagagagcctgcttcctcctctctctctctgcctacttgtcatctctgtcaaataaataaataaaatctttttaaaaaaaataccttttttgatGATAGTTTTGTCCTCCATCCCCTAGTGCAGTGCATGGCATATAATAGGTGTTTTAACAGATGTTGACAAGAAGAGCATGCAGTCTAAATACATCAGCCAGGATAGGAAAAAAAGATCTGTGGCAAATTTGGAGAAAACTGTGGCTGAAGAGTGGTAGGAGGTAAGGCCAAGAAGGCCGTTTGGCTCAGCCTGTGAGGGCCTTACATTCCAGTATTTGTTCTTAGCCCCATAGAGCGTGggtggccatggggaaggagatgaTAGTATAAGATGGGGTCTGGCCCTTGAAAGATAGGTGGGACGTCCGTTCTCCTGCATATAAGATGTAATGAtctttgattctttttctctttcccatcaGCTACATCTGGAACCTTAGCTGGCATTATGGGAATGAGATTCTACCACTCTGGAAAATTTATGCCTGCGGGCTTAATTGCCGGTGccaggtattttcttttctcttgctgttctTCACCAGTATGGAGTTTAGTTTCATGCCCCCCAAGATTTTGTGCATTCAAAGACTTAACTATTGCTGTGCCTGATCCTGGATATCAATTGAAGTGATGTAATTTACACACAAATAGGGAAGGCTGCAGAAACAGTAGTTGATTTAATGCCAGAACGAAGTAAGTGCGTTCATGAATTGGCTCTCACATAATGCGTTTTGGTCTGTCCTGGCTCCTGCCTACAGTGGGAGGAGCTTCATGCAAAGCCATGACCGCAGCTCTTTCTGGGACTTTCAGCATGAGTTCCATATTTCTGAGTCGTGTGGGCATCcgttattattaaaaattttcctaCAAGGGAATTTTGATTAAATCGTATTGTCTCaaaccagatttaaaaaaaaaacaaaaaaccatattcCTTAAGTATAATACAGATACTCtgagaacagaatttttaaatatttggaagaagaTCCCTTACCTGACTTTGATCATAGTTACGATGCTGTCAAGCATAATGCTTTATAGTCAGTGTAGACCAAGGTCAGGAGTGGTGAACTGGGAGACTGGAAGTGTACCGTGATCCAGCTCTGTGACCCTGAATAGACCTTGGTCTTCCCAGGCTTCGGTTTGCTCATCTCTTTGAATTATTGGCTGTTAGATGAGAAGCTCCTGATTCACATGTACTATTTTAAGGCAAGTGGGGTGCAAGACTGCCCCTTGGCATGTTACTCCTTTGGTACTTCCAGGATTGGAGGTTCACCTGTGCCTGCTCTGCCTTGGCATCTCCTCACCATGTGGTTTTGAAGGATCTGCAGTTTTAGTTCTTGTAAAAATAGTCAAGTGCCTGTTCTGTCCTTTACCTGATgttttttgtttatgtgtttcttttgaaCAGTTTGCTGATGGTCGCCAAACTTGGAGTTAGTTTTTTGAGTAGACCCCATCAGTAGTAGCCATGTCCCGCTTGGACtcatgaagaatttaaaaacttcCACTATTTTTAGTGTATTAAGAGAAACAAATGCAGCATTTTAACAtattctgacattttacttaatgaaacagaacaaaaataatactGAACTTTCCAGAAGAAATCAGTCATTATCATTACAACCTTAAAGAGGTGGGTGGTATGTAACCCAAGAGCTTCTTATATATTCTTGTACAGTTTGATTATTGTACTTGGTGTTCTCTCTTCTTCATGTATCCGTGGGTAAAATCTCAAGGGGTAAAATGTTACGTATCAACTTTGGGGGCCTTGAGCCCTATGCCCTACTCAGAACAGTATGAAAAAAGTGTCTTAAGAGCTTTAggatttttgttctttggctCTTCCTAGAGCACAGACCTACTTTGGAATTATGTCAAATGAAATACCaatgaaaataaagtttactGTAAGAAATACTTTCTACGGTGTCTTCGTTGCCAGCACTGTCTAGATGTAGAATGAGATCTGAGTAATAGGAAACTATAGCAATGTGAAAGTgttctgttaatattttatttagtagtTATCTATTTTGAATAAGGACCAAGGAAAGTTAGTTATAATTTGATTATACATTGTACAGCTGCTCATTTTAGAACTGATCCCTTAGTGAGGATTTCTAAGACtgtgtaacaaaaaaaaaagaagaagaaaaatgaaaatgtggttaACTagctatttaaaatatgaaactaaAACACCTGATACTTGAATTACCAGGTTTGGTCTCTACAACATTAAGGGGACACTGACACATATCCACctcactttcttttgttttcagcaCTGAGCATTAACTCATTCTGGTACTCCTTGCTTTAGTTTTCTCCAGTTTCAAAAGACAAGGGATATTTGCTACTTACCTCCTCCCTAACTGGTATCGGTTGGATCTATAGTATAATTTAGGCTCTTATTAATCAAGTTTATGTTTTCTTAAACTCTTTTTGAAAGGAGTCCTGGTTTTCTCATCCTCGTTTAATGTGACGTGGTTTTGACATGTCTGCTAGGGCCCATTCTTAAACAGGTAGTGCCCAGAGTTATGCACAAGATGGGTGTGACTGGGTAGTGTATTCTAGACTACGCATTTCTGTTAATACAGCTGGGATCAAAATCAGATTTTTGGATAGCCTCATCACAGCAACAACTCATTAAACTTATGACCTACTGAGACTTCATGTCTTTTTCTTGCACACACTATTAATAATAACTACTCCTAAATAGGAAAGGGTTGGCGCTTATTGTCACATACTTGTGAATGcttgattaaataaaaaatgttccgTGGTTCCTGGTGTAGTCAGTAGTCACCTTTTTATCATGTAGTTGTACCAGATTCATGGTTTAAATTATAAGGACAGATCCATTTATAAATAGCTAATTGGTCTGTGTATGACTTCATGCCCTGGTGAATCAGATTATTGTGAACTTCTCAAACATTAGTCCTGTACAGTCTAaaggaaaatggacaaaaaatcAAGTAGGCAGAACATTGCATGATcttcttgatattttaaaaactgattcttAATGGACATGTGtgtgggaaaaaaataactggATATAGGTAGTGTTACAAAGGTCAGAATGCCATAGGTGGCTCAGGTGTTCTCTTGAGCAATGACCAGTCTAGTATTATCCTTGTTCACGGAGCTAACCtttatgccccccccccccgccaaaccCTGCTGTGTGCGGGCCAGGTAGAAGTGAATACTAGTTCTCACTTCTTGTTCCCCAGGTGTTTCAGTCATACGAACTATAAGAGCAgaggcacagaaaaaaatgaaataaaaaggcaataCTTGTATATTAATTGATCAGATACATTTTGGGTTCTAAGCTAGCCTTTCCGTGATCATCATGACATTTAGGTTGCTTGCATACCATAGATATTATAAATAGTGgtgcagtgaacataggggtacataaATCTCTTTAGATTGGGGTTTTTGTGtaagtacccagaagtggaattgcagggttgcatggtagttctattttttttttttttaggattttatttatttatttgacagagattagaagtaggcagggaggcaggcagagggagaggaagggaagccggctccctgctgagcagagagcctgatgcggggctcgatcccaggacactgggatcatgaactgagccaaaggcagtggcttaacccactgagccacccaggcgccccagggtagttctatttttaattttttgaggaacctccatactgtttttcatagtggctgcaccagtttacattttggcctcaccaacacttgttattttttttctttttaacacgaGCCCTCCTGACTGGTATCATAATTCATTGTGATTTCGATTTGCATGGCACTGGTGATTATTGCTGTTGAggatctttttatgtgtctgtcggccatctgtatgtctttggaaaaatgttcaagttctgcttgttttttaatcagattatttgttgttttgataCTAAGCTGTAGaagatttttatgtgttttagatATTAACATGTtaatcagatacatgatttgctaCAAATATCTTCCTCCATCattagattgccttttcattttgttggtttccttctccgcaaaagcttttttagtttgatgtaatcccatttatttgtgttagCTTTTGCTGCTCTTGAATAGGAAACTGGTCTAAAAAATACTGCtaagactgatgtcaaagagcttactgcctagGCAGTGTTCtcggagttttatggtttcaggtcttatgtttgtctttaatctatatttaatttatttttgtttatggtataaaatagaaatccagtttcattctctcacatgtagctatccagttttcctagcacagttttttgaagagactgtcctttacCCATTGTCTGTTCTTGCTTCATTTGTCATagattgaccatatatgtgtgtgtttgtttctgggctctctattctgttgatttatgtatttgtttttgtgctagtaccatactgtttgttGTTACTGTAGCTTTGTGGTATAGTTTGAAGTCAGGGACcttacctccagctttgttctttctcaagactctTTTGACTGTTTGGGGtcttgtagttccatacaaattttaggattctttgttctagttccactaattatacatttaatattttgatggggattgcattgaatcactaagattgctttgggtagtaaggacattttaacaatgtaattcttccaatctgtgagccTAGTATATGTTacttatttgtgtcattttctgtttctttcatcagtatcttataggtacaggtctttcacctccttggttttattcctaggtattttattctttttgatgcacttagaaatgggattgttttttaagtttctttttgaTAGCTTGCTGTTAGTTTGTAAAAAAgtacagttgatttttgtgtgttaatTTAGTATTCAGCAAATTTACTGAAATTCAtttgttctaatagttttttggtgaagtcttcagCATTTTCTATGTATAATTTCATGTCATCTACAACTcgtgatagttttacttcttccttttcaatttggatgtctttgatttccttttcttgcctaatggctatggctaggacttcagcactgtatgttgaataaaagtggtaagagtgggcattcttgtctcaTTCCTTGTCTTAGAGGAGAAGCTTTTAGTTTTTTGCTATTGAACATGGTGATAACTGTGGGTTgtcatatatggactttattcTGTTGAGGTTTGTTCCCTCTATATCCACTTTGTTGAcagttttaatcatttttaatcatgaatggatgttgaatttgtcaaatggtttttctgcatctattgagatgatcatatgatttttatccttttttttgttgctgttaacatgtatcatgttgattgattggAGGATGTTGAAACCGTTCTCGTATCCCTGGcgtaaatcctacttgatcatggtgtatggtcctttgtattgttgaattcactttcctgatttttttttaaagattttatttatttgacagacagagatcacaagtagagagagaggcaggggaaagcaggctccccgctgagcagagagcccgatgtggggcttgatcccaggaccctgagatcatgacctgagccaaaggcagacgcttaatccactgagccatccaggccacCCTTTCCTGAtaatttttgagcattttttcatccTTGTTCATCAGGGCTCTTAGCCTacaattttcttttgtaatgtctttgtctggtttaagtgatatgctggcctcataaaatgagtgtgGAAGTGTTTCATCCTCTTcaatgttttgaaataatttgagaaGGATAGTTACTAACTcttgtttaaatgtttggtaagaTCCatctgtgaagctgtctggtcctggacttctgttttggtggttttttaaattgttttgattCCATTATTTGTAATTagtctattcatattttctttcttcattatcaGTCTTGGAAGGTTTTGTGTTTCTGGGAATTTGTCCCTTTCTTCTAGACTTTCCagtttgttggtgtataattttAGAAGTCTCTtgtgatcctttttatttctgtaatatcagtttaacttcttttccgtttctgattttatttatttggtctctATTTCATCTTTTCTTGAAGAGTCTGGGTACaggcttatcaattttgtttatctgttcaaagaaccagcttttagcttcataatcttttttttctccttccttctttctctcctcctgtccctcccttcttcccttccattcctctctttcttcctccctccctctctccctagatcatttatttccattctgatctttattatttccctccttctgctaactttgggctttcttcttgttgttctttttctagttcttttaggtgtaaagttagattatttatttgagatttttatttcttgcttatttttataaacttttctcTCAAAGTTGCTTTTTCTGTGTCCTGTAGATTTTGGAAAGTctagtttccattttcatttgtcttaagatattttttgattttctctttttctgtcgaCCCCTTGGTTGGTTAGTAGCatactgtttagtctccatgtcttgtgggttttttgttttcaatttttttatttatttttttaaaagactttatttatttgacagagatcacaagtaggcagagaggcaggcagagagagggggaagcagactccctgctgagcagagagcccgatgaagggctcgatcccaggaccctgagatcatgacctaagctgaaggcagaggcttaacccagtgagccacccaggcactcctgttttcaattttatttttataattgatttctagcttTATTGTGCTTAGAAAAGATGTTTGTAATGATTTaagtcttaaatttattgagacttgttttgtggtctcATGAGATCATACTGTGATCCTGGAGAATGTTtaatgtgcacttgaaaagaatgtgtattctgcagcTTGAAGAttaaatgttctgtgtatatctaatACGTCTCTTTGGTTTGATCTGTCACTTGAGGAcagttttttcttatttacttttgaCTTTTTTGTCTTGATAATCTATTAATGTAAGTGGGATATTAAAGTCTTccattattactgtattattgttagTTACcctctttatgtctgttaaaatatttgctttacatatttaggTACTTctgtgttatttgcaaatatttgcaaatgttctaTCCTCTTCttggattgacccttttatcattatgtaataacACTTGTTGCAGTCTTTGCTTTAAAAGTTTTGTCTGGTAGGTATTGCTACTCtagctttttctttccatttgcaggaatttcttttccatctccattttaagtctgcatgtgtctttagatctgaagtgagtctcttgtagacagtatggtgggtcgtctttttttttttttttttttatccattcagctacCCTGTGTGGtatttcgttgttgttgtttctttaatcttttcaccctgtgtgttttgattggagcattaAGGTCAATTAAAGTaacttaaagtaattattgatacatACTTGTTACCATTTTGtacattgttttctggttgttagTTTTGTTTCTGATGTCTTCATATTTTAGAGTTACATTCATTtagttttttgtatttctgttaaGATTGTAGGATATTTTAGCTTTTGTGACTATGATGAATGGAAcctttttcatatgtatttttaaattaggtaacAGTTTGAGCAAAATTAATTTGACAGTAATGTAAGTACTTTTTGACTCACTCGAGCATATTATGTGCCTTAGGTTCTTATTAGTTACCATTTATTTAGTCTTGTGGCTTTatgttaaagttaaaaataatcatatatttGCTGCTACTGACAAGATCAACATTGTTCTAAAGACACCAGACAaaacatgagaaataaataagtataaatgctggaaaaatcaagaaattaaacattttaaacagttaatatatttatctatctagAAAACCCAAGACAAGCAGTTAAAAGCATACTGAACTAATGAGAAAGTTCTATAAAGCAGCAAGAAAGAGTAACACTAAAACCCAGTAGCTTTCTATTAACAGTCATACTTACTCTGCTCCATATTGTTGCCAATACCTAAGTCTAAGcctcaccattttttaaatttctagtagGACTCCTTGTTTTCATGGTTTCGCTCAACAGTTCTCTATCCAGCAGGTGAGGCATATTTCAAGTATATTTTGATTCCTACACTTAAAACCATTCAGTTGTCTCTCAACATTTAGATTTCTTCTTTAGTCTCCCTAatgtcctgtctttttttttcttaaccccaTCATAGTTTGCCAGTATACAATTTCATATGTGTTCATTTAATGTCTACCTCCAGAATATATTTCTATGAGGTGAGAGAAAATGACCATTTTGTCAc
This genomic interval from Neovison vison isolate M4711 chromosome 1, ASM_NN_V1, whole genome shotgun sequence contains the following:
- the LOC122912729 gene encoding transmembrane protein 14C gives rise to the protein MQKDSGPLVPLHWIGFGYAALVASGGIIGYAKAGSVPSLAAGLLFGSLAGLGAYQLSQDPRNIWVFLATSGTLAGIMGMRFYHSGKFMPAGLIAGASLLMVAKLGVSFLSRPHQ